In Vagococcus hydrophili, one DNA window encodes the following:
- a CDS encoding CynX/NimT family MFS transporter produces MKKKVDYILLLGIILVATNLRAPITSVGPLSSIISKDLSLSGAQAGLITTIPLLSFALISPLAPKLAKRFGMERTIFASLILLIIGMSVRYIPSIPTLFLGTMVLGCAIAVSNVLLPGLVKKEFYQQGGLVTGLYSVSMSLSGAIASGVSIPLVNNFGLSWNQALSLWALLAGVAFLGWLPQVKKKQVIATTEHTETEVNLWKSPLAWSVTLFMGIQSLIFYVLVAWLPTMLISQGMPTGKAGGMLSLLQVTLLPVSFIMPMIIEKRDNQRSLAVLSFVLFFLGIGGLMFTQTLIIGASVIGIGIAGGVAFSLSMMFFNLRTSSAREASELSGMAQSVGYLLAATGPLLFGLLHDTTNNWHVPLYLLLGFTVVLLFVGLKAGKREVVK; encoded by the coding sequence ATGAAAAAGAAAGTTGATTATATATTATTGTTAGGCATTATTTTAGTGGCAACCAATTTACGGGCACCAATTACCTCAGTTGGTCCTTTATCTAGTATTATTTCAAAGGATTTATCCTTATCAGGAGCACAAGCAGGACTTATTACAACGATTCCCCTACTATCCTTCGCTTTGATTTCTCCTTTAGCACCAAAGCTTGCGAAACGCTTTGGAATGGAGCGAACGATTTTCGCTTCCTTAATTTTATTAATTATTGGAATGAGTGTTCGTTATATCCCTTCAATCCCGACTTTATTTTTAGGAACCATGGTTTTAGGTTGCGCCATTGCGGTATCTAATGTCTTACTACCTGGACTGGTTAAGAAGGAATTTTATCAACAAGGTGGACTGGTTACTGGTCTTTACTCTGTCAGTATGAGTTTGAGTGGGGCAATTGCTTCTGGCGTTAGTATTCCTTTGGTGAACAATTTTGGATTAAGTTGGAACCAAGCTTTAAGTTTATGGGCACTTTTAGCTGGTGTGGCTTTTCTAGGTTGGTTGCCACAAGTGAAGAAAAAACAAGTGATTGCGACGACTGAACACACTGAAACGGAAGTAAACCTTTGGAAGTCACCACTCGCTTGGTCAGTTACACTATTTATGGGGATTCAATCCTTAATTTTTTACGTTTTAGTGGCATGGCTACCTACCATGTTAATCAGTCAAGGAATGCCGACTGGAAAAGCAGGCGGCATGCTTTCATTATTACAAGTAACACTCCTCCCTGTATCCTTTATTATGCCGATGATTATTGAAAAAAGAGACAATCAACGCTCACTTGCCGTTTTATCTTTTGTTTTGTTCTTTTTAGGAATTGGCGGGTTAATGTTCACCCAAACACTGATTATTGGTGCTTCTGTTATTGGTATTGGTATCGCTGGTGGGGTTGCCTTTAGTCTATCTATGATGTTCTTTAATCTTAGAACCTCAAGCGCACGTGAAGCCTCTGAATTATCTGGAATGGCTCAATCTGTTGGTTACTTATTAGCTGCAACAGGACCTTTACTCTTTGGTTTACTTCATGACACGACAAATAATTGGCACGTTCCTTTGTACTTGTTACTTGGATTTACAGTTGTTTTATTATTTGTAGGGTTGAAAGCAGGAAAAAGAGAAGTTGTGAAATAA
- a CDS encoding helix-turn-helix domain-containing protein, producing the protein MKEDSTMPSIDQVGKQIRNLRKEQQLTIEQLAQKSEVSGITISNIENGRSNPTLNILWKLTEALNVPLTTILGYSSETKTITKSANSCFSNDLEKGWLVQPIFQEDNVDMFRVCIKAHSRKKQEHQSKDSTEIITVMNGHLTLVVGDKTYKLETFDSINFNAGASHEYINDTDEDLYINVVVKYRNI; encoded by the coding sequence ATGAAAGAAGACTCGACGATGCCTTCCATTGATCAGGTGGGCAAACAGATTCGCAACCTAAGAAAAGAACAACAATTAACGATTGAACAACTAGCGCAAAAATCAGAAGTTAGTGGGATTACCATTAGTAATATTGAAAATGGTCGTTCTAATCCAACCCTAAATATTCTTTGGAAACTAACGGAAGCTTTAAATGTTCCTCTAACAACGATTTTAGGTTACTCAAGTGAAACAAAAACCATTACCAAATCAGCTAATTCTTGTTTTAGTAATGACTTAGAAAAAGGTTGGCTGGTTCAACCGATTTTCCAAGAAGATAACGTGGACATGTTTAGAGTCTGTATCAAAGCTCACTCTAGAAAGAAACAAGAACATCAATCCAAAGATTCCACTGAGATTATTACCGTGATGAATGGGCATCTCACTTTAGTTGTTGGTGATAAGACCTATAAACTTGAAACTTTTGATAGCATTAACTTCAATGCTGGTGCTTCTCATGAATATATTAATGACACGGATGAAGATCTTTATATCAATGTAGTTGTCAAATACAGAAACATATAA
- a CDS encoding SPFH domain-containing protein, protein MKEKNTFHINGYLGLLILLIMVLSGGFLFYLTVMNETIGTAIFGAVIWIIAGLFFSSLTIVSPNEAKAILFFGKYLGTIKENGLFITTPLTQKISLSLKVRNFNTALLKVNDSDGNPIEISAVVVFKVVDSSKALFSVDNYRDFVAIQSETALRHIASQYPYDTFEDQDITLRGNTAEVSEKLKTELEERLEIAGVEVIETRLNHLAYATEIASAMLQRQQARAILSARQTIVEGAVSMTQMALEQIENGQDIQFTDDRRVQLINNLLVSIITDKGTQPVINTGDVKD, encoded by the coding sequence ATGAAGGAAAAAAATACCTTTCATATTAACGGCTATCTCGGTTTACTGATTTTACTTATCATGGTGCTTAGTGGTGGCTTTTTATTTTATTTAACCGTCATGAACGAAACAATCGGGACAGCGATATTTGGTGCTGTTATCTGGATTATCGCTGGATTGTTCTTTAGTTCTTTAACGATTGTTAGCCCTAACGAAGCCAAAGCAATTCTCTTTTTTGGTAAATACTTAGGTACCATTAAAGAAAACGGCTTATTCATCACAACCCCATTAACACAAAAGATTTCTCTTTCTTTAAAAGTGCGTAACTTTAATACCGCTTTGTTGAAAGTCAATGATTCAGATGGAAATCCGATTGAAATTTCCGCAGTTGTGGTATTTAAAGTGGTTGATTCATCTAAAGCTTTATTCTCAGTGGATAATTACCGTGATTTTGTAGCGATTCAAAGTGAAACAGCATTAAGACATATTGCGTCTCAATATCCATATGATACTTTTGAGGATCAAGATATCACCTTACGAGGCAATACGGCAGAAGTTTCTGAAAAATTAAAAACGGAACTCGAAGAACGTTTGGAAATTGCTGGTGTGGAAGTCATTGAAACACGCTTAAATCACTTAGCTTATGCCACTGAAATCGCGAGTGCCATGCTACAACGTCAACAAGCCAGAGCAATTCTTTCAGCTCGTCAAACCATTGTTGAAGGTGCTGTTTCTATGACACAAATGGCTTTAGAGCAAATCGAAAATGGACAAGACATTCAATTTACAGATGATCGTCGGGTTCAATTAATCAACAACTTACTCGTTTCGATTATTACAGATAAAGGCACACAACCTGTGATTAATACAGGAGACGTGAAAGATTAA
- a CDS encoding ABC-three component system middle component 1 translates to MNILLEKILKKNGFNTVSEDISIFTNELKSEYFIIENYPKKELINFFESDITGNLIQKFNKLQKNGDNNNIQKNTTLFILVKVENIKNAYTELVNNLILVEEDSYYFRKFVILYTDESLQNLENMENLQDMYKLLDKDINNFEKDMFFNDTYYVAMELLIKLPFFKIKNSNNKYLTIEETYRNEKKDEIDNRLLDIFSEDRKYVDILSNVESTDSIIEEIFSLFNVEE, encoded by the coding sequence ATGAATATTTTATTAGAAAAAATTTTAAAAAAAAATGGATTTAACACTGTTTCAGAAGATATTTCAATATTCACAAACGAACTAAAATCAGAGTATTTTATAATAGAAAATTATCCTAAGAAAGAATTAATAAATTTTTTTGAATCTGATATAACAGGAAATTTAATTCAAAAATTTAATAAATTACAAAAAAATGGAGATAATAATAACATCCAAAAAAATACGACTTTATTTATTCTAGTTAAAGTTGAAAATATAAAGAATGCTTATACAGAACTTGTAAACAATCTTATCCTAGTTGAGGAGGATAGTTATTATTTTAGAAAATTTGTGATACTCTATACTGACGAGTCGTTACAAAATTTAGAAAATATGGAAAATTTACAAGATATGTATAAATTATTAGACAAAGACATTAATAATTTTGAGAAAGATATGTTTTTTAATGATACATACTATGTTGCAATGGAGTTGTTAATAAAATTACCTTTTTTCAAAATAAAAAATTCAAATAATAAATATTTAACTATCGAGGAAACTTATAGAAATGAAAAGAAGGATGAGATTGATAATAGATTACTAGATATATTTTCTGAGGATAGAAAATACGTTGACATCCTATCCAATGTAGAATCGACTGATAGTATAATCGAAGAAATATTTAGTTTATTTAATGTGGAGGAATAA
- a CDS encoding AAA family ATPase, whose amino-acid sequence MRIERVSICNFKNIEEETIIDFQKDISILVGPNGFGKTTIFDAIELALTGTIDRISSSGIADGRSAFEKTYFQNNPNEDVVIKLLLSNEKNEYLTIFRFYLEKNNVKRKIASKSLAPTKSLDNFRLIVKKNKESFSSNLDEIDYKNISSQQLIIDEFLGFKNETYKIKDIYNLFNYIQQENTDYYLKKNEVSRKNTLNFLLQIQDYQNKKDSILKVESQLKIVINNLKEEKKKYKDSKLLKKINYEKLLLSTNIVHKFNEENIDFEDTLEKDRFEKYMDEVNKLIEFRENFSPNEYSKKKQSEDFKKNIVNNNEMLKYLLFEKLIRENNQTITNNNQMIQSESNVERYLLENFIDKESYLEKELILKDNIDELKSFINMDIEKINIEKISKIFDYIYVEILDISFLKEFVEFNCILKDYQNKRQQQDSTETNYSDLSEFRRKIKKYKLPDDEQHSKCVFCGYDWETEENLVKEVKKITKIIEETMSTLDSQISDLVIKLESKIKILNKKIENITDKIIILDLELMKKINTKDVSLDYSEFKKLVTEKTSITQFEFKNIDLDIFYRRKEELKELLKKELVMSSEIYTKYELTDQNKQNLEKSLKKYPIIDREKVVEWMFSEEDFPINEEKYIDKKEQLKKYLTEMLTNIMKYDSIKSNDPYGFFEKYFSNEENLFEECSKEKLILKKKYIEYKYEEKKSLKLKKIDTRLKLIKKTYEYTIDRRKELNLNITDYQQQMINMIKLPFFLYTAKILQNYQQGMGVLLTIHEDNSNIRFLTNSESRQDAMYQLSSGQIAVISFAFTLSLNKVFNISDELKILTIDDPIQDMDAMNVHSLIDLLRHSLPDYQIIISTHSDTTAMFIKYKFDLMSELDIDKVDFVNVREVFFEKNNAEKNILE is encoded by the coding sequence ATGAGAATAGAAAGAGTATCTATATGTAATTTTAAGAATATTGAAGAAGAAACAATCATAGATTTTCAAAAAGATATTTCAATTCTAGTTGGACCAAATGGGTTTGGAAAAACAACAATCTTTGATGCTATTGAATTAGCACTGACTGGAACAATTGATAGGATATCAAGTTCAGGAATAGCTGATGGAAGAAGTGCTTTTGAAAAAACATATTTTCAAAATAACCCTAATGAGGATGTTGTTATAAAACTTTTGCTTTCAAACGAAAAAAATGAATATTTAACTATTTTCAGATTTTATTTAGAAAAAAATAATGTTAAACGTAAAATAGCTTCAAAATCATTAGCCCCAACAAAATCATTAGATAATTTTCGTTTAATTGTAAAAAAGAATAAAGAATCGTTCTCAAGTAATTTAGATGAAATAGATTATAAAAATATTAGTAGCCAACAACTAATTATTGATGAATTTTTAGGATTCAAAAATGAAACGTATAAGATAAAAGATATATATAACTTGTTTAATTATATTCAACAAGAAAATACAGATTATTATTTAAAAAAAAATGAAGTATCAAGAAAAAATACTTTAAATTTTTTACTTCAGATTCAAGACTACCAAAATAAAAAAGATAGTATTTTGAAAGTAGAAAGTCAACTTAAAATAGTCATTAATAATTTAAAAGAAGAGAAAAAAAAATATAAAGATAGTAAACTACTAAAAAAAATAAATTACGAAAAATTATTATTATCTACGAATATTGTACATAAGTTTAATGAAGAAAATATCGATTTTGAGGATACTTTAGAAAAAGATAGATTTGAAAAATATATGGATGAAGTTAATAAGTTAATAGAGTTTAGAGAAAATTTTTCACCAAATGAGTACTCGAAGAAAAAGCAAAGTGAAGATTTTAAAAAAAATATAGTGAATAATAATGAAATGTTAAAGTATTTGTTATTTGAGAAATTAATTAGAGAAAATAATCAAACTATTACAAATAATAATCAAATGATACAAAGTGAAAGTAATGTGGAAAGATATTTATTAGAAAATTTTATAGACAAAGAATCTTACTTGGAAAAAGAATTGATATTAAAGGATAACATCGACGAATTAAAGAGTTTTATTAATATGGATATCGAAAAAATAAATATTGAAAAAATCTCGAAAATATTTGATTATATATATGTAGAAATTTTAGATATTAGTTTTCTAAAAGAATTTGTAGAATTTAATTGTATTTTAAAAGACTATCAAAATAAAAGACAACAGCAAGATAGCACAGAAACTAATTACTCAGATTTAAGTGAATTTCGAAGGAAAATAAAAAAATATAAATTACCCGATGATGAACAACATAGCAAATGTGTTTTTTGTGGATACGATTGGGAAACAGAAGAGAATTTAGTAAAAGAAGTAAAAAAAATAACGAAAATTATTGAAGAAACAATGTCAACTTTAGATAGTCAAATTTCAGATTTAGTAATTAAATTAGAGAGCAAAATAAAAATTTTAAATAAAAAAATAGAAAATATCACTGATAAAATAATAATTTTAGATTTAGAATTAATGAAAAAAATAAATACAAAAGATGTAAGTTTAGATTATTCAGAGTTCAAAAAATTGGTAACGGAAAAGACATCTATAACACAGTTTGAATTTAAAAATATTGATTTAGATATTTTTTACAGAAGAAAAGAAGAGCTAAAAGAATTACTAAAAAAAGAATTGGTAATGTCATCAGAAATTTACACAAAATATGAATTGACAGATCAGAATAAACAAAATTTAGAAAAAAGTTTAAAAAAATATCCAATTATTGATCGAGAAAAAGTTGTAGAATGGATGTTTTCAGAAGAAGATTTTCCAATTAATGAAGAAAAATATATTGATAAAAAAGAACAACTGAAGAAATATTTAACTGAAATGCTAACTAATATTATGAAATACGATTCAATAAAAAGTAATGATCCGTATGGTTTTTTCGAAAAATATTTTAGTAATGAAGAGAATTTATTTGAGGAATGCTCAAAAGAAAAACTAATTTTAAAAAAGAAATATATTGAATATAAATATGAAGAAAAAAAATCTTTAAAATTAAAAAAGATAGATACTAGATTAAAATTAATAAAAAAAACATATGAATATACAATTGATAGAAGAAAGGAATTAAATTTAAATATTACAGATTATCAACAACAAATGATAAATATGATAAAATTACCGTTCTTCTTGTATACAGCAAAAATTCTTCAAAATTATCAACAAGGAATGGGTGTATTATTGACTATACATGAAGATAATTCTAATATTAGGTTTTTAACAAATAGCGAGAGTAGGCAAGACGCAATGTATCAATTAAGTTCTGGTCAAATTGCAGTTATATCTTTTGCATTTACGTTGTCTTTAAATAAAGTATTTAATATTTCAGATGAGTTAAAAATACTTACTATAGATGATCCCATACAAGATATGGACGCAATGAACGTCCATTCATTAATAGATTTATTAAGACACTCACTACCAGATTATCAAATTATTATATCTACACATAGTGACACAACAGCTATGTTTATAAAATATAAATTTGATTTGATGAGTGAACTAGATATTGATAAAGTTGATTTTGTAAATGTAAGAGAGGTATTTTTTGAAAAAAATAATGCTGAAAAAAATATTCTTGAATAA
- a CDS encoding PhzF family phenazine biosynthesis protein: MSYYDRVTPYLAYTRLLPAYFETCFDLGAINNDYPIQIVSTGLKDILIPINSNDALHELAPDFDQIKKISETYDVVGTHLFTLEDDRIICRNFAPLYDIDEESATGTSNAALASYLYEHNFLRRDTYVFEQGYALNSPSEILVRIEGDSEHQVEKVFVGGRGYFSEVKELEI, encoded by the coding sequence TTGTCATATTATGACAGAGTGACGCCTTATTTGGCATATACTCGATTACTTCCCGCTTACTTTGAAACTTGTTTTGATTTAGGAGCAATCAATAATGATTACCCTATCCAAATTGTTTCAACTGGGCTAAAAGATATTTTAATTCCGATTAACAGTAATGACGCTCTCCATGAATTAGCTCCTGATTTTGACCAAATCAAAAAAATTAGTGAAACCTATGATGTGGTTGGCACTCATCTTTTTACGCTGGAAGACGATCGGATTATCTGTCGTAATTTTGCCCCACTTTATGATATCGACGAAGAATCAGCAACAGGAACTTCTAATGCGGCACTGGCTTCTTATTTGTATGAGCATAATTTTTTACGCCGTGACACTTACGTCTTTGAACAAGGGTATGCCCTTAACTCTCCTTCTGAAATTTTGGTTCGAATTGAGGGGGATTCTGAGCATCAAGTGGAGAAAGTTTTTGTTGGTGGACGAGGGTACTTTAGTGAGGTTAAAGAGTTGGAGATATAG
- the tnpC gene encoding IS66 family transposase, whose translation MTEFEERLLKQNEALTNELKLLREQNQFLLNKLYGRSSEKSIDPNGQLDLFEEDSSFNLAETTEEKTVFEEINYQRKKKKGYKAALTKDLPIKEVHCQLEGEDCTCDWCCSDLKDIGKSKIREEVIFVPAKMYKNVYYQHAYECPNCKKDGADAIKKAVVPKQPITHSLASASILAHLFHQKIEMSLPFYRQEKEWESYGLRVPRRTQANWFITSCEKWLTPIWEELKKKLVKEELIHADETYYNVLSSEKEKSYFWLFRTIEQAEYPIILYHHDLSRKSSVAQQFLAEFSGYLHCDGYSAYKSIENTTLVNCWAHVRRKFFEAKDSSSKDTPASQGVTYCDQLFHIEKEMKGLSHQERYDLRLAKSQPILDEFWQWIASFRALPGSKLGKAVNYALNMKAGLMNFLEDGRCALSNNLAERSIRPTTIGRKNWHFSASERGATANGIAYSIIETAKANNLVPVKYLEYLFKHLPNLEDSSNSKALEVYLPWSEQIQATCR comes from the coding sequence TTGACCGAGTTTGAAGAACGATTGTTAAAACAAAACGAAGCTTTAACTAATGAACTTAAACTTCTAAGAGAACAGAATCAATTTCTTTTAAATAAATTGTATGGACGTTCATCTGAAAAATCAATTGACCCTAATGGGCAATTAGATTTATTTGAAGAGGACTCGTCTTTTAATCTAGCAGAGACAACTGAAGAAAAAACCGTCTTTGAGGAAATTAACTATCAGCGGAAAAAGAAAAAAGGCTACAAAGCAGCCCTCACAAAAGATTTACCTATAAAAGAAGTTCATTGTCAGCTTGAAGGAGAAGACTGCACCTGTGATTGGTGTTGTTCTGATTTAAAAGATATTGGTAAATCTAAAATCCGTGAAGAAGTTATTTTTGTTCCTGCAAAGATGTATAAAAATGTGTACTACCAACATGCCTACGAATGCCCTAATTGTAAAAAAGATGGAGCTGATGCCATAAAAAAAGCCGTTGTTCCTAAACAACCAATCACTCATAGTTTGGCGTCTGCCTCTATCTTAGCTCACTTATTTCATCAAAAAATAGAAATGAGTTTGCCTTTTTATCGACAAGAAAAGGAGTGGGAATCTTATGGATTACGAGTGCCACGTAGAACACAAGCAAACTGGTTCATCACCTCATGTGAAAAATGGTTAACACCTATTTGGGAGGAGCTCAAAAAGAAACTAGTCAAAGAAGAGCTCATCCATGCGGATGAAACTTACTATAATGTTTTATCAAGTGAAAAAGAAAAGTCTTACTTTTGGCTCTTTCGAACCATCGAACAAGCAGAGTATCCAATTATTTTATATCATCATGACCTGAGTCGTAAAAGTAGTGTCGCTCAACAATTTTTAGCCGAATTCTCAGGCTATTTGCATTGTGACGGCTACTCGGCTTACAAATCGATTGAGAATACGACGTTAGTTAATTGTTGGGCTCACGTCCGAAGAAAATTCTTTGAAGCGAAAGATTCCTCTTCTAAAGATACTCCGGCAAGCCAAGGAGTTACCTATTGCGATCAACTCTTTCATATTGAAAAAGAAATGAAGGGATTAAGCCATCAAGAAAGATATGATTTACGGTTGGCAAAAAGCCAACCCATTCTTGATGAATTCTGGCAATGGATCGCTTCTTTCAGAGCTCTTCCAGGTTCGAAATTAGGAAAAGCGGTTAACTATGCGCTTAATATGAAGGCTGGTTTGATGAATTTTCTGGAGGATGGTCGATGTGCCTTATCAAATAATTTAGCTGAGCGAAGTATTCGCCCAACAACGATTGGCAGAAAAAATTGGCATTTTTCTGCGAGTGAACGGGGAGCAACAGCTAACGGAATCGCTTATTCTATCATCGAAACGGCTAAAGCTAATAACTTAGTTCCTGTGAAGTATTTAGAATATTTGTTTAAGCATCTTCCTAATTTAGAAGATAGTTCAAATTCTAAAGCACTTGAGGTTTATTTACCTTGGTCAGAACAGATTCAAGCTACGTGTCGATAA
- the tnpB gene encoding IS66 family insertion sequence element accessory protein TnpB (TnpB, as the term is used for proteins encoded by IS66 family insertion elements, is considered an accessory protein, since TnpC, encoded by a neighboring gene, is a DDE family transposase.): MVLDYTKIQTIYIVCGKTDLRRGIDGLASIIMNQYELDVYSDALFLFCGNRSDRFKALYWQGDGFILLYKRFENGKLQWPRKQEEVKELTQQQLRWLLEGLSIEQRKKILKAKTGFVS, from the coding sequence ATGGTTCTTGATTATACGAAGATACAAACTATTTATATTGTTTGTGGTAAGACAGACTTAAGACGTGGGATTGATGGTCTGGCTTCAATTATCATGAATCAATATGAGTTAGATGTTTATTCGGATGCCTTATTTCTATTTTGTGGCAATCGTTCAGACCGGTTCAAAGCACTTTACTGGCAAGGGGATGGTTTTATTCTCCTGTATAAACGGTTTGAAAATGGAAAATTACAATGGCCTAGAAAACAAGAAGAAGTCAAAGAATTAACGCAACAACAACTCCGTTGGTTATTAGAAGGTTTATCCATCGAACAAAGAAAAAAGATATTAAAAGCTAAAACTGGATTTGTTTCTTAA
- a CDS encoding GH92 family glycosyl hydrolase, which translates to MMLNTIDTRHGTANQHSYSNGNTLPYTGVPFASNYFCVQTNGDNGSWWFHPEDRVFQGFRLTHQPSPWMGDFSHLVIAPISGNVTKTESYFNQSSYRPEEAVFQPHYLKTYTERHRIINELTGFTYGGHFKFTYERKNETPGFFIRSVGPSSFKKEGNLITGYISNFAGSEDKDLKMYIALSISEEVTSWQISENDEMKTLSEDTVKLTDPALYLTFETENKIKEVEMVLATSFISPEQAMLNLSREVNKTFKEHKEEAADKWLNYLNRIEVEDKNQNHVNLFYQMMYRSFLFPQTWHEINENNEKVHYDTLSKTVKSGPYYTNNGFWDTCRTIYPLYSLIATDEYEEMLEGFYNAYQNSGYLPKWLSPDERGLMPGTLIDAVIADAAVKGIASEKMPAFLEAMVKAATTHSGKDNYGRQGTEDYLKYGYVPSHYHESVNHTQDYAYSDFCISRVADILNDTPTKEEYEKQSLNYRNLVDTEFGVLRAKDAVGTPKTPFNPYAWGRDYAEGSAYQNSFAAFHDYQGLIKAHGGKEKFTEIITELCNTYPIFDVDGYGFEIHEMSEMAAIDFGQIAISNQPSFHLPHLFNYVGQLSTTQHILKELMTRAFELGFRGYPGDEDNGSMSAWFIFNSLGMYPVTPGSGEYSIGVPLFDKVTVHLANGKDLTIHGNNNVPQYHYSKEIRVNGEKHSQLFFKHADLMKGAEVEFDLCLVPPVVEYREEELPYSLTK; encoded by the coding sequence ATCATGTTAAATACAATTGATACACGTCACGGAACAGCTAACCAACATAGTTATTCAAATGGTAATACCTTACCTTATACTGGCGTTCCTTTTGCTAGTAATTATTTCTGCGTTCAAACCAATGGAGATAACGGGAGTTGGTGGTTTCATCCTGAAGACCGTGTTTTCCAAGGTTTCCGCCTAACACACCAACCAAGTCCATGGATGGGAGATTTTAGTCATCTAGTCATTGCGCCTATCTCTGGTAATGTGACAAAAACAGAAAGCTACTTTAACCAAAGTTCTTACCGACCTGAAGAAGCCGTTTTCCAACCACACTATTTAAAAACTTATACTGAGAGACATCGTATTATAAATGAATTAACTGGCTTCACTTACGGGGGACATTTTAAATTCACTTACGAACGAAAAAACGAAACACCTGGATTCTTCATTCGTTCAGTTGGACCAAGTTCATTTAAAAAAGAAGGAAACTTAATTACAGGTTACATCTCTAACTTTGCAGGTTCTGAAGATAAAGACTTGAAAATGTACATCGCTCTATCCATTTCTGAGGAGGTGACTTCTTGGCAAATTAGTGAAAACGATGAGATGAAGACGTTATCTGAAGATACTGTGAAGTTAACTGATCCAGCCTTGTATTTAACGTTTGAAACTGAAAACAAAATTAAAGAAGTTGAGATGGTCCTAGCAACATCATTCATCAGCCCAGAACAAGCCATGCTTAATTTATCAAGAGAAGTTAATAAAACCTTTAAGGAACATAAAGAGGAAGCAGCTGACAAATGGTTAAATTACTTAAACCGAATCGAAGTCGAAGATAAAAATCAAAACCATGTAAACTTGTTTTATCAAATGATGTATCGCAGTTTCTTGTTCCCACAAACATGGCATGAAATTAATGAAAACAACGAGAAAGTTCACTATGATACCTTGAGTAAAACCGTAAAATCAGGTCCTTACTACACAAATAATGGTTTCTGGGATACCTGTCGCACAATTTATCCATTGTATTCACTGATTGCCACAGATGAATACGAAGAAATGCTAGAAGGGTTTTACAATGCTTACCAAAACAGCGGTTACCTGCCTAAATGGTTATCACCTGATGAACGTGGGTTAATGCCAGGCACCTTAATTGATGCAGTGATCGCAGACGCTGCAGTTAAAGGAATTGCTAGTGAGAAAATGCCAGCATTTTTAGAAGCGATGGTCAAAGCTGCCACAACGCATAGTGGAAAAGACAATTACGGACGTCAAGGAACGGAAGATTATTTGAAATACGGTTATGTGCCTAGCCATTACCATGAAAGTGTCAACCATACACAAGACTATGCTTACAGTGATTTCTGTATTTCTCGTGTGGCTGATATTTTAAATGACACACCAACCAAAGAAGAATACGAAAAACAATCATTAAATTATCGTAACTTAGTGGATACTGAATTTGGTGTTTTACGTGCAAAAGATGCTGTCGGCACACCAAAAACACCTTTCAATCCTTACGCTTGGGGACGTGACTATGCTGAAGGAAGTGCCTATCAAAATAGCTTTGCTGCTTTCCATGACTATCAAGGACTCATTAAAGCACATGGTGGCAAAGAGAAATTTACAGAGATTATCACTGAATTATGTAATACTTACCCTATTTTTGATGTGGATGGTTACGGCTTTGAAATTCATGAGATGAGTGAAATGGCTGCCATTGATTTTGGACAAATTGCTATTTCAAATCAACCAAGTTTCCACTTGCCTCACCTTTTCAATTACGTGGGACAATTAAGTACCACTCAACATATTTTGAAGGAGTTAATGACACGCGCCTTTGAACTTGGCTTTAGAGGATATCCAGGAGATGAGGATAACGGAAGCATGAGCGCTTGGTTTATTTTCAACAGCTTAGGCATGTACCCTGTCACTCCCGGTAGTGGTGAATATTCAATTGGTGTGCCTTTATTCGATAAAGTAACGGTTCACTTGGCGAATGGAAAAGACTTAACGATTCATGGAAATAACAATGTGCCACAATATCATTACTCAAAAGAAATCCGAGTGAACGGTGAAAAACATAGCCAACTCTTCTTCAAACACGCTGATTTAATGAAAGGCGCTGAAGTTGAATTTGACCTATGCCTAGTACCACCTGTTGTAGAGTATCGGGAAGAAGAACTGCCGTATTCATTGACGAAATAG